In a single window of the Fusarium falciforme chromosome 3, complete sequence genome:
- a CDS encoding PH domain-containing protein, producing the protein MATSLASDKPSLPAPGAAQSDPFVTSTPAPAHHRYSTFDHDLFIAGPAASPRSAKRALEAHLAETERRLEEAGKLGTALVSQRKALTEQLQEVEKLQTEGELNPELRQKLVDIEKEYNSLARESARAFLPKQRVPSNEANPSSPFAPESRGGRRSVSPSKFESQATGSPTKLSVPNRKIRNQPSNRVHDIEFAAEISTSLIAQVRNLQALLAERDEETKDLKADKSRLEIECEAFQQRVKTLDESENRYKEENWNLETKLQELSAQQKESADREKKLAQALNVIKTEKVTAQRELDEVKLHHARLIDQHAAAVKQHDTEIGAVKRNIAMAEGERAAMQRRIDDLTGQNQELARAFSTQRSRVMELEPNARPSDDDFESAADHITPDHSPPQSPVKGTPRHAILETETVKSSLHHAQRTIQSQRSLLHREKTEKLELRRIIQDLRDDLEKARNDATEHKTHRRSRKPDSKEFKKPPRLLGSFRSSRQEVIPDDGEWEDQHDVSPRGSLSHASPRPSVSPMSTSSHTILPSIESADNDDHFDTANEASESAFETANERATETEDFQTVNEQMSGSDGETETEGTTRGFGKMKKPPSLPSGLSRHASRHSFHSTASTSADEDDFAYHLRTPTSTIGSQKSTRFRMNRSIFHRASRQASQEPLYHRASRQASEEPLFHRISRQASEEPPFQSSPASFASSRGGTPQATGQSLFAELQDFDGSDDESLEPGTPSRRRARSGTPASMGRGPSPQPAVPPLPKVIMVDSGSMTDPINILTRFEGAETPRMVTTGVMTEDEESIPASPVSVVVVPRPTSLGSVVDHSEVRSVISWTHEDHLDNSRPISMSYSDAGAQHDPDMEEKLALFPAPPTMLPPILPPTLSMSSIASEDIEPREEVEVPPTPPALTFTPLSNQSIEPLPEPESPLPTLSFSSIKAEDLTPRAEPEEPLPDLSLTTIVTEQVEPIAEPETPAPELSFTTIINEQVEPIAEPEAPLPDLSLTAIVTEHVEPIAEPDTPPPELSLTSIVTEQVEPIAEPEVPLPDLSLATIMAQELEPVAEPEVPLPELTMTTVMSETVEPIAEPEVPPPALSLSIISTESVEPIAEPPVEPVVFIPPPPALSMSEIVGEHVEPIASKAPELAMSAIQGEHIEPVAQRSPDLTMSVIRGEQVEPVAEPEPEPVIPAVVIPPPPPAPELSFSTIQGEQVEPVATKAPELAISTIKGESVEPIAEPVPEPIVPQLTVSTIRGEHVEPVVQPMPELSLSTISREHVEPVAERAPELSLSTISGQHVEPIAEPEPAIPDLMISTIKGEQVEPVIEPLPELSLSTISGQQVEPIAERAPELSLSSISGEHVEPIAEPVPEPVVPQLSISNIQGEHVEPVALPAPDLALSSISAESIEPVKELEKVVPPPSLNLSSIYAENCEPREEPQPTPVKLGYSGLSTQHVEPVSEPAPSLGLSAIASENVQPVLEPVPTPPTLVMSSIATEGVEPISPVVETPKVPVFGFSSIESVETIPVSPRTPKRDGFILPRDMNSPFKERDMPETPKNKTGSPLGREMDQDSLIAEDETSQSPADTPEPETPDSRRPLREIPANLNGSPTRKALVPTSDQGAQTALTAEAIDAMFKARAQPVFGLDKSLSLASPGTPGTAGTTGTVRIRRSRDSFESPIRRGLEGDDVFDTSSIRRPGSARSGRASLHDAPPLPANHRQVIEAARSGSSQGNQSNMGPPLWPASALKQRPSTPGQRPTSPMSTRATPTPHVVRNGGGYGDLGRQSPAKLTDASRKSSQSSFASELDSRFNMRPGELGIDPSGFGPNTDPRMIQAITQTMIGEYLWKYTRKTGRGGMSENRHRRYFWVHPYTRTLYWSERDPSSAGRAELKAKSVPIEAVRVVTDDNPMPPGLHRKSLVIISPGRTIKFTCTTGQRHETWFNALSYLLLRTNDDVQADTEDMAENFTREDVDEFNPQFGQRAVNGTRPAVPASLSSYNSRTTRNESPAVGVSMNIPTLTPKAQPQRPNGTLSKLSGYWKGSQLSGTFSSRRGRGASAQNVNIYEASEAHDSAEDVREIIERQDREADRLENVRACCDGKHDVGTLHHHHFSKRGRHGNNHTHSHQGLMASHTTMASLRSRA; encoded by the exons ATGGCCACCTCGCTGGCTTCGGACAAGCCGAGCCTGCCCGCTCCTGGCGCAGCGCAATCCGATCCCTTCGTCACCAGCACGCCCGCGCCCGCCCACCATCGATATTCCACCTTTGACCATGACCTCTTCATCGCCGGTCCCGCCGCCTCGCCCAGATCCGCAAAGCGCGCCCTCGAGGCCCATCTCGCCGAAACCGAGCGACGTCTGGAGGAGGCCGGAAAGCTGGGCACTGCGCTCGTGTCCCAGCGCAAAGCCCTCACCGAGCAGCTCCAGGAGGTCGAGAAGTTGCAAACCGAGGGAGAACTGAACCCGGAGCTCCGCCAGAAGCTCGTCGACATTGAGAAGGAGTACAACAGCTTGGCCAGGGAGTCTGCACGGGCTTTTCTGCCCAAACAGAGGGTCCCCAGCAATGAAGCTAATCCGAGCTCCCCCTTTGCGCCCGAGAGCAGGGGCGGCAGA CGGTCAGTCAGCCCATCCAAGTTTGAGAGTCAAGCGACAGGGTCCCCCACCAAGCTCAGTGTTCCGAATCGAAAGATTCGAAACCAGCCCTCCAATCGCGTCCACGACATCGAGTTCGCCGCCGAAATCAGCACCTCCCTCATCGCCCAGGTCCGCAACTTGCAAGCGCTGCTCGCCGAGCGAgatgaggagaccaaggacctcaaggccgacaagTCCAGACTTGAAATCGAATGCGAGGCCTTCCAACAACGAgtcaagacccttgacgaGAGTGAGAACCGATATAAGGAGGAGAACTGGAATCTGGAGACTAAGCTACAGGAACTGTCGGCTCAGCAGAAAGAGTCCGCAGACCGCGAGAAAAAGCTTGCCCAGGCTCTCAATGTCATCAAGACCGAAAAGGTTACAGCACAACGCGAGCTTGACGAGGTCAAATTGCACCACGCCAGACTCATCGACCAACACGCCGCTGCTGTCAAGCAACACGACACTGAAATTGGAGCTGTCAAGCGAAACATTGCTATGGCAGAGGGTGAACGCGCGGCCATGCAGCGTCGGATCGACGACTTGACCGGTCAGAACCAGGAGCTCGCCAGGGCCTTCTCTACGCAACGAAGCAGAGTCATGGAGTTGGAGCCTAACGCGCGCCCCAGTGACGATGACTTTGAATCCGCTGCTGACCACATCACTCCTGATCACTCGCCGCCTCAGTCTCCTGTCAAGGGAACCCCTCGCCATGCTATTCTTGAGACCGAGACCGTCAAGTCTTCGCTCCACCACGCCCAGCGCACCATCCAGAGTCAGAGGAGTCTGCTCCATCGTGAGAAGACCGAGAAACTGGAGCTCCGACGTATCATCCAGGACCTCCGTGACGATCTTGAAAAGGCCAGAAACGACGCCACTGAGCACAAGACTCATCGACGATCCCGAAAGCCGGATTCCAAAGAGTTTAAGAAGCCGCCGCGCCTGCTTGGATCTTTCCGCTCCAGCCGGCAGGAGGTTATCCCTGACGATGGTGAGTGGGAAGACCAGCACGATGTCTCGCCTCGcggctctctctctcatgcCTCTCCTCGCCCTTCTGTTTCTCCTATGAGCACCAGCAGCCACACCATCCTCCCTAGCATCGAGTCTGCCGATAATGACGACCATTTCGATACTGCCAATGAGGCCAGCGAGTCTGCCTTTGAGACAGCCAACGAGCGGGCCACTGAGACGGAAGATTTCCAGACCGTCAATGAGCAGATGTCTGGAAGTGACGGCGAGACAGAGACGGAGGGCACAACTCGAGGCTTTGGTAAGATGAAGAAGCCCCCGAGCTTGCCCTCCGGCCTCTCTCGACATGCCAGCAGACACTCGTTCCACAGCACCGCATCGACTTCGGCTGATGAAGACGACTTCGCCTACCATCTCCGGACGCCTACAAGCACTATCGGATCCCAGAAGAGCACTCGCTTCCGCATGAATCGTAGCATCTTCCATCGCGCCTCGAGACAAGCGAGTCAAGAGCCGCTCTACCACCGTGCTTCCAGACAAGCTAGCGAGGAGCCGCTCTTCCACCGTATCTCGAGACAGGCCAGCGAAGAGCCGCCATTCCAAAGCAGCCCGGCCAGCTTTGCTAGCAGCCGTGGTGGAACACCTCAAGCCACTGGCCAGAGCCTCTTTGCTGAGCTTCAAGACTTTGACGGTAGTGACGACGAGTCGCTTGAGCCAGGTACACCCAGTCGCAGACGCGCTCGCTCTGGTACACCCGCCTCTATGGGCCGAGGACCATCACCGCAACCTGCAGTGCCACCGTTGCCTAAGGTCATCATGGTTGACAGCGGCAGCATGACTGACCCCATTAATATCTTGACCAGGTTTGAGGGGGCCGAAACCCCGCGAATGGTCACCACCGGGGTCATGAcggaagatgaagagtcgATTCCCGCTTCCCCTGTTAGCGTCGTGGTAGTCCCCCGCCCTACATCCTTGGGGTCCGTGGTTGATCACTCTGAAGTCCGCAGTGTTATCTCTTGGACACATGAGGATCATCTTGACAACTCGCGCCCTATCTCCATGTCCTACAGCGACGCCGGGGCGCAGCACGATCCCGATatggaggagaagctggctCTGTTCCCTGCTCCCCCGACCATGCTACCGCCTATCCTACCCCCGACCTTGAGCATGTCCTCGATCGCCTCGGAGGATATCGAGCCACGAGAAGAGGTCGAGGTACCTCCTACACCACCAGCTCTGACCTTCACTCCCCTCTCGAACCAGAGCATCGAGCCCCTACCCGAACCTGAGAGCCCTCTCCCTACCCTCAGCTTCTCGTCAATCAAGGCTGAGGATCTCACTCCCCGAGCTGAGCCCGAAGAACCTCTTCCCGACTTGTCTCTTACAACAATCGTCACTGAGCAAGTTGAACCCATTGCTGAGCCTGAAACACCCGCTCCAGAGCTCTCCTTCACAACCATCATCAATGAGCAGGTTGAGCCCATTGCTGAACCCGAGGCGCCTCTTCCTGACTTGTCTCTTACGGCAATTGTGACTGAGCATGTCGAGCCTATTGCTGAGCCGGACACACCCCCTCCCGAGCTCTCCCTGACAAGCATCGTCACAGAGCAAGTTGAGCCTATTGCGGAGCCCGAGGTTCCTCTGCCAGACTTGTCCTTGGCTACAATCATGGCTCAAGAGCTTGAACCTGTGGCAGAGCCCGAGGTGCCCTTGCCAGAGTTGACAATGACTACGGTTATGTCGGAGACGGTCGAGCCAATTGCCGAGCCTGAGGTGCCGCCTCCCGCTCTGAGCCTCTCCATCATTTCAACTGAGTCGGTTGAGCCAATCGCTGAGCCTCCTGTTGAGCCAGTCGTGTTCATCCCGCCGCCTCCAGCACTCTCCATGTCTGAGATCGTGGGCGAGCACGTTGAGCCCATCGCTAGCAAGGCCCCTGAACTCGCCATGTCTGCCATTCAAGGCGAGCATATCGAGCCAGTTGCTCAGCGATCTCCTGATCTTACCATGTCTGTGATCAGGGGTGAACAAGTCGAGCCTGTGGcggagcctgagcctgagcctgtcATTCCTGCGGTGGTtatccctcctccacctccagctCCGGAACTGAGCTTCTCTACGATCCAGGGAGAGCAGGTTGAGCCTGTCGCTACCAAGGCACCGGAACTTGCTATCTCTACCATCAAGGGAGAGTCTGTCGAGCCTATCGCGGAACCTGTCCCTGAGCCGATTGTCCCTCAGCTCACCGTCTCGACTATTCGTGGCGAACATGTCGAGCCTGTCGTGCAGCCAATGCCCGAACTTAGCTTGTCCACCATTTCCCGAGAACACGTCGAGCCAGTTGCCGAGCGTGCCCCTGAACTCAGCCTGTCGACCATTTCTGGTCAGCATGTTGAGCCCATCGCTGAGCCTGAGCCGGCCATCCCCGATCTCATGATCTCGACGATTAAGGGCGAGCAGGTTGAGCCTGTCATTGAACCTCTTCCCGAGCTTAGCCTGTCAACTATCTCTGGACAACAGGTCGAGCCTATTGCTGAGCGTGCACCTGAACTCAGCttgtcatccatctcaggTGAACATGTTGAGCCGATCGCCGAGCCCGTTCCGGAACCGGTTGTCCCTCAGCTCAGCATTTCCAACATCCAGGGAGAACACGTCGAACCTGTTGCCCTTCCTGCTCCCGACCTGGCCCTGTCATCGATTTCTGCGGAGTCTATCGAACcggtcaaggagctcgagaaggtGGTTCCTCCGCCATCCTTGAACCTCTCTTCCATTTATGCCGAAAACTGCGAGCCAAGGGAGGAGCCTCAGCCAACCCCTGTCAAGCTGGGCTACTCTGGTCTATCTACACAACATGTCGAGCCCGTCTCTGAGCCTGCTCCATCCCTTGGTTTGTCTGCGATTGCTTCCGAGAACGTCCAGCCTGTTCTCGAGCCTGTCCCGACTCCTCCCACTCTTGTCATGTCTTCCATCGCTACCGAAGGAGTGGAGCCTATCAGCCCGGTCGTGGAGACGCCCAAGGTACCAGTGTTTGGATTCTCGTCGATCGAGTCGGTTGAGACTATTCCGGTTTCACCCCGAACCCCCAAGAGAGACGGCTTCATCCTTCCTCGCGACATGAACTCTCCCTTCAAGGAGAGAGATATGCCCGAGACAcccaagaacaagactgGATCGCCCCTTGGCCGGGAGATGGACCAAGATTCTCTGATTGCTGAAGATGAGACAAGCCAATCTCCTGCTGACACTCCCGAGCCTGAGACACCTGATTCTCGGCGACCCCTCAGGGAGATCCCTGCCAACTTGAACGGCAGCCCTACACGGAAGGCTCTGGTCCCGACCAGTGACCAAGGTGCGCAGACCGCGCTGACGGCCGAGGCCATCGATGCCATGTTCAAGGCTAGAGCTCAGCCCGTCTTTGGCCTTGACAAGAGCCTGTCACTCGCCAGTCCCGGTACCCCTGGAACCGCTGGCACTACGGGTACAGTCAGAATCCGCCGATCAAGGGATAGCTTCGAGAGCCCCATCCGACGGGGCTTGGAGGGTGACGATGTCTTTGACACTAGCTCCATCCGAAGACCTGGTAGCGCTAGAAGTGGCAGGGCATCCCTCCACGAtgctcctcctctgcctGCAAACCACCGCCAAGTCATTGAGGCCGCGCGATCGGGCTCATCTCAAGGTAACCAGAGCAATATGGGACCGCCTCTCTGGCCAGCGTCTGCCCTCAAGCAGCGACCAAGCACACCTGGTCAGAGACCTACCTCGCCCATGTCCACTCGCGCCACTCCTACCCCTCATGTTGTTCGCAACGGTGGTGGATACGGCGACCTTGGAAGACAATCACCTGCTAAGCTCACTGATGCATCGCGAAAGTCTTCTCAGTCTTCGTTTGCCTCGGAGCTCGATTCACGATTCAATATGCGCCCCGGCGAACTTGGCATTGATCCCAGCGGCTTCGGTCCCAATACTGATCCCCGCATGATCCAGGCTATCACCCAGACCATGATCGGCGAGTATCTCTGGAAGTACACACGCAAGACTGGCCGCGGAGGCATGTCGGAGAACCGACATCGCCGTTACTTCTGGGTGCACCCTTATACCAGGACTCTGTACTGGAGCGAACGGGACCCCTCAAGTGCTGGGCGGGCAGAGTTGAAGGCCAAGAGTGTTCCTATCGAGGCGGTGCGTGTCGTTACTGACGACAACCCCATGCCTCCAGGACTGCACCGCAAGAGCTTGGTTATCATCTCACCTGGAAGGACCATCAAGTTCACTTGCACGACAGGCCAGCGACACGAGACCTGGTTCAACGCCCTCTCCTACCTACTTCTCCGAACCAACGACGATGTTCAAGCTGATACTGAGGACATGGCTGAGAACTTTACTCGTGAAGATGTGGACGAATTCAACCCTCAGTTTGGGCAACGTGCTGTGAACGGAACTCGACCAGCAGTGCCGGCTTCCTTGTCGTCTTACAACTCGCGGACGACCCGCAACGAGTCACCGGCCGTGGGTGTGTCGATGAACATCCCGACCTTGACACCCAAGGCGCAGCCACAGCGACCTAATGGAACGCTGAGCAAACTCAGCGGCTACTGGAAAGGCAGTCAACTCTCTGGGACGTTCTCGAGCCGGCGTGGACGAGGGGCTAGCGCGCAGAACGTGAACATTTATGAAGCTAGTGAGGCGCACGACAGCGCTGAGGATGTGAGGGAGATTATTGAGCGGCAGGATAGAGAAGCTGACCGCCTCGAGAACGTCCGAGCATGCTGCGATG GCAAGCATGACGTTGGAACacttcaccaccatcacttTTCTAAGCGAGGCCGACACGGTAACAACCATACGCACTCGCACCAGGGACTAATGGCGTCCCACACGACAATGGCGTCTCTTCGCTCTCGAGCGTAA
- a CDS encoding SMP-LTD domain-containing protein, with amino-acid sequence MAGFTSLLVAYLLGGVTFVPLVVLSVLAYGFYSSPIRSDADSPDETSGYADIVHKGDDTTALDAAKKAHKDETRAHANDLDVAAGFFAVCREYTPMGINAKPIERSTPVGSTTVASPSPSVYQTMYRSIFERKPTPGPLDNNGNGSSQRPKNAGNVFYVVLRHGHLMLFDDEEQVEVRHVISLAHHEISIYSGGDNTPEGELFIKRNAIRLSRRQGGADLGPDSQVSKPFYLFSENCSAKEDFYFALLKNQEQTFGTDTQVPQPLHFDVKNIISLVQKLHSTEENIHSRWVNAMLGRVFLGIHKTRDLESFIREKLTKKISRVKRPAFLTNIAIQGIHTGDAAPYFTNLKLKDLTVEGECVVEADVKYSGNARIEVAATAKIDLGTRFKAREVNLVLAVVLKRAEGHMLFKIKPPPSNRVWLTFQSMPKMEMDIEPIVSTRQITYTVILRQIENRIKEVIAETVVLPFWDDMPFFKTEHKQWRGGIFEGDDATVPSDDAESIAATAGDVGAVSRLDGEPDMTEETRPMEKSHTIPVMESPPTPTGLFGRKLNKTGNNPAASASSTSVDSKGASASPILAPKITKSMEPIVGTDAAHAEIFKPSSPPDHATNYMAALQSRSQDASPKPPPTDSPPKSSAASQRSSRSSSSAKDTPLGEVSEDSQKTPVATGRRNTTSSTGSASLSDEKGTGSSAASIKESIKSQTGSLGRNFFMRRGNTELQESDEPTHGDGPHEQGQKQTTLAAVSNAAMQAKQWGWNAYQRHKEARRQAEQANHLDLSQPMGRGQPLPPPGTPLPKPTNGMTRIGPPVNVPARKPVPSHGSAESLDTHHEHHHEHHHENHHEHHHEHHNEHRPALPPTLHQRGRRRQSHAPEPDIGQNMLVVAAPDDSQPTTPSAEDHSNRQPWASSGEQTMANSTATSQQPSTLTPESSIVKDDGSSVSPIEALPAASAAADDDDDYSGWLDKDALDMEINDPVQLPVSQEVK; translated from the exons ATGGCTGGCTTTACGTCTCTCCTCGTGGCCTACCTGCTCGGCGGAGTCACTTTTGTTCCTCTCGTCGTCCTGTCCGTTCTCGCATACGGCTTCTACTCGTCCCCCATCCGCAGCGATGCCGACTCTCCCGACGAAACGAGCGGCTACGCCGACATCGTCCACAAGGGCGACGATACGACCGCCCTCGACGCAGCCAAGAAGGCGCACAAGGACGAGACCCGAGCGCACGCAAACGACCTCGATGTAGCTGCTGGCTTCTTTGCCGTCTGCAGAGAGTACACACCCATGGGCATCAACGCAAAGCCCATCGAGCGCTCGACCCCGGTCGGTTCGACTACCGTGGCCTCTCCAAGTCCCAGTGTCTATCAGACGATGTATCGGAGCATCTTTGAAAGGAAACCCACCCCGGGACCCCTGGATAACAATGGGAACGGGTCGAGTCAGCGGCCCAAGAACGCTGGCAACGTCTTTTACGTGGTCCTGAG ACACGGCCACCTGATGCTatttgacgatgaagagcaaGTCGAGGTTCGACATGTTATATCACTTGCGCACCACGAGATTAGCATATACTCGGGCGGTGATAACACCCCCGAGGGCGAACTATTCATCAAGCGCAACGCCATCCGCCTATCCCGAAGACAGGGCGGTGCAGATCTGGGCCCCGATAGCCAGGTCTCGAAGCCGTTTTATCTCTTTTCCGAGAACTGCTCAGCCAAGGAGGACTTTTACTTTGCCCTGCTCAAGAATCAAGAGCAGACTTTTGGCACGGACACTCAGGTGCCCCAGCCTCTGCACTTTGACGTCAAGAACATCATCTCCCTGGTTCAGAAACTTCACTCGACTGAAGAGAATATTCACTCGAGATGGGTGAATGCGATGCTTGGACGGGTTTTCCTGGGCATTCACAAGACGCGCGACCTCGAGAGCTTCATACGTGAGAAACTCACAAAGAAGATTTCCCGGGTTAAACGGCCCGCATTCCTCACCAACATTGCCATTCAGGGGATCCACACGGGCGATGCGGCGCCATACTTTACCAACCTGAAACTCAAGGACCTCACCGTCGAAGGAGAGTGCGTCGTCGAGGCCGACGTCAAGTACTCGGGCAACGCTCGCATCGAGGTGGCAGCGACGGCCAAGATTGATCTTGGAACCAGGTTCAAGGCTCGAGAGGTCAACCTCGTTCTTGCGGTTGTCCTCAAGAGAGCCGAGGGCCATATGCTTTTCAAGATTAAACCTCCACCTAGTAACCGTGTCTGGCTCACTTTTCAGTCCATgcccaagatggagatggacatTGAGCCAATTGTGAGCACCAGACAAATCACTTATACCGTTATTCTCCGCCAGATTGAGAATCGAATCAAGGAAGTCATCGCCGAGACGGTTGTGTTGCCTTTTTGGGACGACATGCCCTTCTTCAAGACGGAACACAAGCAGTGGCGAGGAGGCATCTTTGAGGGAGATGATGCCACAGTCCCGTCTGATGATGCTGAGAGCATAGCGGCGACGGCAGGAGACGTTGGGGCTGTGAGCCGCCTTGATGGTGAACCGGATATGACAGAAGAGACTCGTCCTATGGAGAAGAGCCATACCATACCCGTCATGGAGTCTCCTCCAACACCCACCGGTCTGTTTGGCCGGAAGCTGAACAAAACGGGCAACAACCCAGCGGCATCTGCATCCTCAACGAGTGTCGACTCCAAGGGAGCAAGTGCTAGCCCTATTCTTGCCCCCAAGATCACCAAGTCTATGGAACCTATTGTGGGAACAGATGCTGCCCATGCCGAAATTTTCAAGCCGTCCTCGCCACCTGATCACGCAACGAACTATATGGCTGCTTTGCAATCACGCTCACAAGATGCTTCCCCGAAGCCACCACCTACAGATTCACCTCCGAAATCCTCGGCTGCGTCTCAGCGATCCAGccgctcctcgtcatcagcaAAGGACACCCCCCTAGGCGAGGTGTCAGAGGATAGCCAAAAGACACCGGTTGCGACAGGGCGTCGTAATACGACCTCATCGACTGGGTCAGCGTCTCTTTCAGACGAAAAGGGAACGGGATCTTCAGCAGCATCGATCAAGGAGTCAATCAAGAGCCAGACAGGCTCTTTGGGACGCAACTTCTTCATGCGGCGAGGAAACACAGAGCTGCAAGAGTCTGATGAGCCGACTCACGGTGATGGGCCTCACGAGCAGGGCCAGAAGCAGACAACTCTAGCTGCTGTCTCCAACGCTGCCATGCAAGCCAAACAATGGGGCTGGAATGCCTACCAACGGCACAAGGAGGCACGAAGACAGGCAGAACAAGCAAACCACCTTGATCTCAGCCAGCCCATGGGGAGAGGCCAACCACTGCCTCCCCCTGGAACACCCCTTCCGAAGCCTACGAACGGCATGACACGGATAGGCCCCCCTGTCAATGTTCCGGCAAGGAAGCCCGTTCCTTCTCATGGTTCTGCCGAGTCTCTGGATACGCATCATGAACATCACCATGAACATCATCACGAGAACCATCATGAGCACCACCATGAGCATCACAACGAGCACCGGCCTGCACTTCCTCCTACGTTGCACCAACGCGGTCGACGCAGACAGAGCCATGCACCAGAACCGGACATCGGCCAGAACATGCTTGTCGTCGCTGCCCCCGACGACTCTCAGCCGACAACACCGTCAGCAGAGGATCACTCCAACCGTCAACCCTGGGCATCAAGTGGCGAGCAGACCATGGCAAACAGCACAGCAACTTCCCAACAACCCTCGACACTGACTCCCGAGTCCTCCATAGTGAAGGATGACGGCAGTTCGGTCAGCCCGATAGAGGCACTACccgccgcctcggccgcggccgacgacgatgacgactaCTCGGGATGGTTGGACAAGGACGCCCTAGACATGGAGATTAACGATCCTGTACAACTTCCCGTGTCACAGGAAGTCAAGTAA